Proteins from a single region of Belliella baltica DSM 15883:
- a CDS encoding ligand-binding sensor domain-containing protein: MKKVMRGLMQFLHVMKWFVSFLLLFVFYEGQAQSNNIALGIWQNQDRKEEMYLSEKWNLQNGLPVNNINQMYQTPDGFIWSATFNGLLRFDGVNFKLYDVSNTPDLPSNRITTITAGQGNSFWLTTEQHHLIHFDKGNFTVFEGILNAQELQIIVDGDSLTWVLAKNRVNQFDHQSKKLEPLIPKFSKEKEATSLLRLRNGSLLIGFGEEGKVLKTKFPYIEFDTVQTFNKGKTSILFEDTKGRIWGAHNRINYSTGESVMGFTNEQSIYSGWSKVPALYHAIEEDDNNNIWVSSETGLYKATDEKLEYIYKKPFSFAPDISVWRGATMTKCKDGAVWNIQDNKVFRNGELQFQTEELASCILCDLEDNIWVGVLRTGIQRYRLSLIESLVVEDFGNNFYGVYEDSSDRIWFGSWVDGMHYLTKDGQVVSFPFGRGKGALASFLEGSDGTLYVGRLKNNQNTSLKSEGPKVFEEIQGLNESVFAIQESRDGTIWFGDKFGLHRLKNGETAVDPIKFSDEMVDFPVRFILESKDNILWMATNGGGIRKFNYETGDFKVYDISDGLSSDNVRGLMEDQKGNIWIATEDKGLNRLNPNTEEIVMDA; encoded by the coding sequence TTGAAAAAAGTAATGAGAGGATTGATGCAGTTTTTACATGTAATGAAATGGTTTGTTTCTTTTTTACTGTTGTTTGTTTTTTATGAAGGACAAGCTCAGTCAAACAATATTGCTTTAGGGATTTGGCAAAATCAAGATCGTAAAGAAGAAATGTACCTAAGCGAAAAGTGGAATTTACAAAATGGGCTTCCTGTAAATAACATCAATCAAATGTATCAAACCCCCGATGGATTCATTTGGTCAGCGACTTTCAATGGCCTATTACGATTTGATGGGGTAAACTTTAAACTTTATGATGTAAGCAATACGCCTGACTTGCCATCTAATAGAATCACCACAATCACAGCTGGACAAGGAAATAGCTTTTGGTTGACCACTGAACAACACCACCTGATTCATTTTGATAAAGGAAATTTCACTGTTTTCGAAGGGATTTTGAATGCCCAAGAATTACAAATAATTGTAGATGGAGATTCTTTGACTTGGGTATTGGCAAAAAACAGAGTGAATCAATTTGATCATCAAAGCAAAAAACTTGAACCTTTAATCCCCAAGTTTTCAAAAGAAAAAGAAGCCACTAGCCTTTTAAGATTAAGGAATGGATCTCTTCTTATTGGTTTCGGAGAAGAAGGAAAAGTCCTCAAAACAAAATTTCCCTACATAGAATTTGACACCGTTCAAACATTTAATAAAGGCAAAACAAGCATTCTCTTTGAAGATACTAAAGGACGTATTTGGGGCGCACACAACAGAATCAATTATTCAACAGGAGAAAGTGTTATGGGTTTTACTAATGAACAATCCATATATTCTGGATGGTCTAAGGTACCTGCATTATATCACGCAATTGAAGAAGACGACAATAATAATATCTGGGTAAGTTCAGAAACTGGCTTATACAAAGCCACAGATGAAAAGTTGGAGTACATTTATAAAAAGCCATTTTCTTTCGCTCCAGATATCAGTGTCTGGAGAGGAGCGACGATGACAAAGTGCAAAGATGGTGCTGTTTGGAATATTCAAGACAATAAAGTTTTTAGAAATGGAGAATTACAGTTCCAAACTGAAGAGCTTGCTAGCTGTATTTTATGTGATTTGGAGGACAATATTTGGGTGGGTGTCCTGAGGACTGGAATCCAAAGGTATAGATTGTCATTGATAGAGAGTCTTGTAGTTGAGGATTTTGGAAACAATTTTTATGGCGTGTATGAAGATTCATCAGATAGAATATGGTTTGGGTCTTGGGTTGACGGAATGCACTATCTGACAAAGGATGGACAGGTCGTCTCATTTCCATTTGGAAGAGGAAAGGGTGCTTTGGCTTCTTTTCTTGAAGGGTCAGACGGAACGCTTTATGTGGGAAGGTTGAAAAATAATCAAAACACTTCATTAAAATCAGAAGGCCCTAAGGTTTTTGAAGAAATTCAGGGCTTAAACGAAAGTGTTTTTGCTATTCAAGAAAGTAGAGATGGTACTATTTGGTTTGGGGATAAATTCGGCCTTCATCGTCTCAAAAATGGTGAAACTGCTGTAGATCCCATTAAATTTTCTGATGAGATGGTAGATTTTCCTGTGAGATTTATTTTAGAATCTAAGGATAATATACTTTGGATGGCGACTAATGGAGGAGGAATCCGAAAGTTTAATTATGAAACTGGAGATTTTAAAGTTTATGATATTTCAGATGGCTTGTCAAGTGACAATGTCAGGGGATTGATGGAAGATCAAAAAGGAAATATTTGGATTGCCACGGAAGATAAGGGACTAAATAGATTAAACCCTAATACAGAAGAAATTGTGATGGATGCCTAG
- a CDS encoding response regulator transcription factor has product MHALHVSSSTELIKNEKYFGQVHSNNFKAELPNILIVDDNKDIRQYVINHLSEEYNITEAISGNAALENLEYSIPDLIITDVMMPDGDGFFLLNTIRNNPEWAFLPVIFLTAKNQVEDKLQALEIGADAFLPKPFEMDELIGIIRHQFMLRKRLKAFYSNSESLETNYVFGFEHATLESNEESYLKSLFEIIQENLSDEKFSIESLAEKMNQSRSNLYRKVFALTKETPSNLLKRVRLERSAILLESRAGTVSEIAYSCGFNSIAHFSKIFKEKYGKSPSEYINSFIQEK; this is encoded by the coding sequence TTGCATGCATTGCATGTATCATCAAGTACGGAGTTAATCAAAAATGAAAAATACTTTGGACAAGTTCATTCCAATAATTTCAAAGCTGAATTGCCCAATATTCTCATTGTAGATGATAATAAAGATATCCGTCAATATGTAATCAATCACCTTTCTGAAGAATACAACATTACAGAAGCTATTTCTGGAAATGCCGCTTTGGAAAATCTCGAATATTCAATTCCAGATTTGATTATTACGGACGTAATGATGCCCGATGGAGATGGTTTTTTCTTACTCAATACAATAAGAAACAATCCCGAGTGGGCATTTTTGCCAGTTATCTTTCTTACAGCAAAAAATCAAGTAGAAGACAAACTTCAGGCATTAGAAATTGGAGCCGATGCATTTTTGCCAAAACCTTTTGAAATGGATGAATTAATCGGAATCATCAGGCATCAATTTATGCTAAGAAAAAGGTTGAAAGCCTTTTACTCAAATTCTGAATCCTTAGAAACAAATTATGTATTTGGTTTTGAACACGCCACACTTGAGTCTAATGAGGAAAGTTATCTCAAATCATTATTCGAGATAATTCAGGAAAACCTTTCTGATGAAAAATTTTCCATAGAATCTCTTGCAGAAAAAATGAATCAAAGTAGGTCAAATCTTTATCGAAAAGTATTCGCGCTGACCAAAGAAACTCCAAGCAACTTACTAAAGCGAGTTCGGCTAGAAAGAAGTGCCATTTTATTAGAATCAAGAGCGGGAACAGTCAGTGAAATTGCTTACTCCTGTGGGTTCAACAGTATCGCACATTTCTCAAAAATTTTTAAAGAAAAGTATGGCAAATCTCCATCTGAATACATAAATAGCTTTATTCAAGAAAAATAG
- the mtgA gene encoding monofunctional biosynthetic peptidoglycan transglycosylase codes for MKIFKKVFLILAKLVMWFFIISIGLTVVYKFVPVPVTPLMLIRVWEQSLDDKKEVRLYKNWESIDNISKHLPQAVVAAEDQKFMNHNGFDLEAMKKAWEGNKQGKRIKGASTISQQTAKNVFLWPGRNLVRKGLEAYFTILIEFIWGKERIMEVYLNVIEMGEGIYGAEAAADVFFKKSAGNLSRNEAALIAATLPNPRRWTPSRPTGYIYGRQAWILRNMNNLEPVGFGK; via the coding sequence ATGAAAATATTCAAAAAAGTCTTTTTAATCTTAGCCAAATTGGTCATGTGGTTTTTCATTATCTCAATAGGTTTGACTGTGGTCTATAAATTTGTGCCGGTACCAGTTACTCCATTGATGCTTATTCGTGTTTGGGAACAAAGTTTAGATGATAAAAAAGAAGTTCGACTCTATAAGAACTGGGAATCTATTGATAATATTTCTAAGCATCTTCCACAAGCAGTAGTAGCAGCAGAAGATCAAAAATTCATGAATCACAATGGATTTGATCTTGAGGCAATGAAAAAGGCCTGGGAAGGAAATAAACAAGGGAAGCGAATAAAGGGGGCTAGTACCATCTCTCAACAAACTGCCAAAAATGTTTTTTTATGGCCCGGAAGAAACTTAGTTCGAAAAGGACTTGAAGCTTATTTTACTATTTTGATTGAATTTATCTGGGGCAAAGAAAGAATTATGGAAGTCTATCTCAACGTGATAGAAATGGGCGAGGGAATCTATGGTGCAGAAGCTGCTGCTGATGTTTTTTTCAAAAAATCAGCAGGAAATCTTAGCAGAAATGAAGCTGCATTGATTGCTGCGACACTTCCAAACCCAAGAAGATGGACCCCTTCACGACCGACAGGCTACATTTATGGGAGGCAAGCTTGGATTTTAAGAAATATGAATAATTTAGAGCCTGTAGGCTTTGGGAAGTGA
- a CDS encoding class I SAM-dependent methyltransferase gives MSQNTTSKYIHGYLETEQERLRHQAHVIEKPIYDFIDFSSNKKLLEIGSGVGAQTEILLRYFPNLHITCVEYENRQIAKAKENLQNLGFDESKVEFLNQDARNLKLNGKFDAVFICWVLEHIAEPLRVLQSMKPFLDIDAKVVITEVFNATFYTYPLVPAIMDYWKIYNDYQVSIGGDPQVGARLGDLLEEAGYKNISIRSGGFHLDRRNPLDKRTVFDYWKNLMSSGAPLLLEEGLVTEVQIKAMQTAMDELSERKDSIFYYRFIQATAFA, from the coding sequence ATGAGTCAAAATACAACTTCCAAATATATTCACGGTTACTTAGAAACTGAGCAGGAAAGGCTTAGACATCAAGCTCATGTGATCGAAAAACCAATTTATGATTTCATTGATTTTTCTTCCAACAAAAAACTTTTGGAAATCGGTAGTGGTGTTGGTGCTCAGACAGAAATCTTACTTCGATATTTTCCAAACCTACACATTACCTGTGTGGAATACGAGAATCGTCAAATCGCCAAAGCAAAGGAAAACTTGCAAAATCTAGGCTTCGATGAATCAAAAGTAGAGTTTTTGAATCAAGATGCAAGAAACCTAAAACTCAATGGGAAATTTGATGCTGTATTTATCTGTTGGGTGCTCGAGCATATTGCAGAACCTCTTCGCGTTTTGCAAAGTATGAAGCCATTCCTTGACATAGATGCAAAGGTCGTGATTACAGAAGTTTTCAATGCTACTTTCTACACTTATCCACTCGTTCCTGCAATTATGGATTATTGGAAAATATATAATGACTATCAAGTATCTATCGGAGGAGACCCACAGGTGGGTGCTAGATTAGGAGATCTTTTGGAGGAAGCGGGATATAAGAATATTTCAATTAGATCAGGCGGGTTTCACCTTGATAGAAGAAATCCTCTTGATAAAAGGACTGTTTTCGATTACTGGAAAAACTTAATGAGTAGTGGTGCACCACTACTTTTGGAGGAGGGTTTGGTTACTGAAGTTCAAATCAAAGCCATGCAGACTGCTATGGATGAGTTAAGTGAGAGAAAGGATTCTATATTTTACTACAGATTTATACAGGCTACGGCTTTTGCCTAA
- a CDS encoding MaoC family dehydratase, with translation MSQLTIGSFEDFEKYIGLELGVSDYHKITQEQINQFATATLDHQWIHTDPERAKKEGAFGDTIAHGYLTLSIVPYLWGQVVDVQNLRMMVNYGIENLRFAQPVLVNNEVRLNANLKSVVNLRGTIKAEVNVKLEIKDQKKPAFSGVLVFLYHFQ, from the coding sequence ATGAGTCAGCTAACAATTGGAAGTTTCGAAGATTTCGAAAAATATATTGGATTGGAACTTGGGGTTTCCGATTACCACAAAATCACACAAGAACAGATCAATCAATTTGCAACAGCTACTTTGGATCATCAGTGGATTCATACAGACCCTGAAAGAGCCAAAAAGGAAGGTGCATTTGGTGATACTATCGCGCACGGCTACCTTACACTTTCGATTGTCCCATACCTTTGGGGGCAAGTAGTAGATGTCCAGAACTTAAGAATGATGGTAAACTATGGGATAGAAAACTTACGTTTTGCTCAGCCTGTTTTGGTCAATAACGAAGTGAGGCTCAATGCAAACCTGAAAAGTGTAGTGAATTTACGCGGAACTATCAAAGCCGAAGTAAATGTCAAGTTGGAAATTAAAGATCAAAAAAAACCAGCTTTTTCAGGAGTTTTGGTATTCTTATATCATTTTCAATAG
- the crtD gene encoding 1-hydroxycarotenoid 3,4-desaturase CrtD, with protein MKQKSIIIGAGIAGIAAAIRLAVKGYLVDVYEANSYPGGKLSEITLKGYRFDAGPSLFTLPEQVEELFLLAGKNPSDHFEYSKLDVACHYFWEDGKSIKAYGDVNAFAEEVNTKLGEPSENIRKALRSSAYIYEHLAPLFMHRSLHQWNTWVNPQALRSYLKMGKLGIFETMNAANERLFQQDKTVQLFNRYATYNGSNPYETPATLNIIPHLEFNIGAFFPKKGMHDITQSLYQLALDLGVRFHFNAKVEEILVENDQAVGIKVNQNEVKSDLVINNMDMVNAYKTILKKQKQPKKLLEQPKSSSALIFYWGIKKVFPELDLHNILFSDDYKEEFHHIFEKNAIYQDPTVYINITSVHKKDDAPEECMNWFTMINVPNNQGQDWDVLIKEARKNIISKINRILKTDLEPLIEVEQILEPRTIESKTSSANGALYGNSSNNKYAAFLRHANYSSKLKKLYFCGGSVHPGGGIPLCLLSAKIMTELIKK; from the coding sequence ATGAAGCAAAAATCAATCATCATCGGGGCAGGAATCGCAGGTATTGCAGCCGCAATTCGACTTGCAGTAAAGGGGTATCTGGTAGATGTTTATGAAGCGAATTCCTACCCTGGAGGGAAGCTTTCCGAAATTACACTCAAAGGCTACAGATTTGATGCGGGCCCTTCACTTTTTACCTTACCAGAGCAAGTTGAGGAACTTTTTCTTCTTGCTGGTAAAAACCCATCTGATCATTTTGAGTATTCAAAGCTAGATGTAGCTTGTCATTATTTTTGGGAAGATGGCAAATCAATCAAAGCGTATGGAGATGTGAATGCATTTGCAGAGGAAGTAAATACTAAATTAGGAGAACCCTCTGAGAATATTAGGAAGGCACTTCGAAGCTCAGCTTATATCTACGAGCATCTTGCTCCGCTTTTTATGCACAGATCACTTCATCAGTGGAATACATGGGTCAACCCCCAAGCCTTACGTTCTTATTTGAAAATGGGGAAATTGGGAATTTTTGAGACTATGAATGCAGCCAACGAAAGGCTATTTCAACAAGATAAAACTGTGCAGCTTTTTAATCGATATGCCACTTATAATGGTTCAAATCCTTACGAAACACCTGCTACACTGAATATTATTCCTCATTTAGAGTTTAATATTGGAGCATTTTTTCCAAAAAAAGGAATGCATGATATCACACAAAGTCTTTATCAACTTGCTTTGGATTTGGGAGTAAGATTTCATTTCAATGCTAAGGTAGAAGAAATTTTGGTGGAAAATGATCAGGCAGTTGGTATCAAAGTCAATCAAAATGAAGTAAAATCAGACCTTGTCATCAATAACATGGATATGGTCAATGCATACAAGACCATTTTAAAAAAACAGAAACAACCTAAGAAACTTCTAGAGCAACCCAAGTCAAGTTCAGCACTCATTTTCTATTGGGGTATCAAAAAGGTGTTTCCTGAACTTGATCTACACAATATTCTTTTTAGCGATGATTATAAAGAGGAGTTTCACCATATTTTCGAGAAGAATGCAATTTATCAAGACCCAACGGTCTATATCAATATTACTTCTGTACATAAAAAAGATGATGCTCCTGAAGAATGTATGAATTGGTTTACCATGATCAATGTTCCCAATAATCAAGGTCAGGATTGGGATGTTCTAATAAAAGAAGCTAGAAAAAACATCATTTCTAAAATAAACAGGATTTTGAAGACAGATTTGGAACCACTCATTGAAGTAGAGCAAATTTTGGAACCAAGAACAATAGAAAGCAAAACTTCAAGTGCTAACGGCGCACTTTATGGCAATAGCTCTAATAATAAATACGCAGCATTTTTGAGGCATGCGAACTATTCTTCAAAACTCAAAAAACTTTATTTTTGTGGAGGAAGTGTTCACCCTGGAGGAGGAATTCCACTTTGCCTGCTATCTGCAAAGATTATGACAGAGCTGATTAAAAAATAA
- a CDS encoding IS1595-like element ISBeba2 family transposase gives MTILQFLQYFPDEESCEVYIKESREKAGICCKTCKSNTKHYWFSGGKFFECSQCRRRSSLKSGTVMESSKISLHTWMLAFIFMSATKKGFSCLEFQRQVSLSRYDTAFRLMHKIRAMMGKRDSLYILNDMIEFDECFVEVATKKQVKQNLKRGKGSQRQAKVAVAAESTPLENPRTGKKDRACGFYKMEVLGKVDSDHVNKFIKKNIAGDVVLFTDKNTAYVDIVDIVDTHYMVVSDKVSVNETLKWVHKGISNLKRNLLGIHHMITYKYLQNYLNEFVYKLNRRYFGERLFDQLIIAAVHPYVQ, from the coding sequence ATGACAATACTTCAATTTCTACAATACTTTCCAGATGAAGAAAGCTGTGAAGTTTATATCAAAGAGAGCAGAGAAAAGGCAGGAATATGCTGTAAAACCTGTAAATCCAATACTAAGCATTACTGGTTCAGTGGTGGAAAATTCTTTGAATGTAGTCAATGCAGAAGGAGGAGCTCCTTAAAAAGTGGAACTGTAATGGAGAGCAGCAAGATATCTCTTCATACCTGGATGTTGGCTTTTATCTTCATGTCAGCTACTAAGAAAGGCTTTTCGTGTCTTGAATTCCAAAGGCAGGTTAGCTTGTCAAGATATGATACTGCTTTCAGACTGATGCATAAGATTCGTGCCATGATGGGTAAAAGGGATTCGCTGTATATCTTAAATGACATGATTGAGTTTGATGAATGCTTTGTAGAAGTTGCAACCAAAAAACAGGTAAAGCAAAACCTCAAACGAGGAAAAGGGAGCCAAAGACAGGCAAAAGTAGCAGTGGCTGCCGAATCTACCCCACTTGAAAATCCCAGAACAGGAAAGAAAGACAGAGCATGTGGATTTTATAAAATGGAAGTACTAGGAAAAGTAGATTCAGATCATGTCAACAAATTCATTAAGAAGAATATAGCTGGAGATGTCGTCCTGTTTACCGATAAAAACACAGCCTATGTTGATATTGTAGATATTGTTGACACACATTATATGGTTGTTTCAGACAAAGTAAGTGTCAATGAAACCCTGAAATGGGTACATAAAGGAATCAGTAACCTGAAAAGAAATCTATTGGGAATACATCACATGATCACATATAAATATTTACAGAACTACCTCAATGAATTCGTCTATAAGCTTAACCGAAGATATTTTGGAGAAAGACTATTTGACCAATTGATTATTGCAGCTGTTCATCCTTACGTGCAGTGA